A stretch of the Elephas maximus indicus isolate mEleMax1 chromosome 3, mEleMax1 primary haplotype, whole genome shotgun sequence genome encodes the following:
- the CSF1 gene encoding macrophage colony-stimulating factor 1 isoform X5, whose translation MTARGAAGRCPPTQGLGAPGESKSWEEMTPSLSQTWLGPRLLLTCLLVSTSVTEAVPEYCSHLIRDGHLTILQQLIDSQMQTSCKIPFEFVDQNQLNDRVCYLKKAFLLVQDIMEDTLRFKDNTPNANATMQLQELSIRLKSCFTKDDEEQDKACVRTFTETPLQLLEKIKNVFNETKNLLTNNWKVFSKNCSDSFAKCSSHDVVTKPDCNCLYPKATPSSDLASVSLRQPLTPSAVPLAGLTGADSEGTEDGSFLPSEQPLHAVDPGSAKQRPPRSTCQNFESPETPGHGRQHVQHSDPQLPGFVFHLLVPSIILVLLAVGGLLFYRWKRRSHRELQTVDSPMEQPEDSPLTQDGERQVELPV comes from the exons ATGACCGCCCGAGGCGCCGCCGGGCGCTGCCCTCCCACG CAGGGCCTGGGAGCTCCTGGGGAGAGTAAGAGCtgggaagaaatgacaccttCTCTGTCGCAGACATGGCTGGGCCCCCGGCTGCTGTTGACCTGTCTCCTGGTGAGCACGAGTGTTACCGAGGCGGTGCCAGAATACTGTAGCCATTTGATTAGGGATGGCCATCTGACGATCCTACAGCAGCTG ATTGACAGTCAGATGCAGACCTCGTGCAAAATTCCCTTTGAGTTTGTAGACCAGAACCAGTTG AATGATCGTGTGTGCTACCTTAAGAAGGCATTTCTCCTGGTGCAAGACATAATGGAGGACACCTTGCGTTTCAAAGACAACACCCCCAATGCCAATGCCACCATGCAGCTTCAGGAACTTTCTATTAGGCTAAAGAGCTGCTTCACCAAGGATGATGAAGAGCAGGACAAG GCCTGTGTCCGAACTTTCACTGAGACGCCACTTCAGTTGCTGGAGAAGATCAAGAATGTCTTTAACGAAACAAAGAATCTCCTTACAAACAACTGGAAAGTTTTCAGCAAGAACTGCAGTGACAGCTTTGCTAAATGCTCCAGCCACG ATGTGGTGACCAAGCCTGATTGCAACTGCCTGTACCCCAAAGCCACCCCTAGCAGTGACCTGGCCTCTGTCTCCCTTCGCCAGCCCCTCACCCCCTCAGCGGTCCCTCTGGCTGGCTTGACTGGGGCTGACTCTGAGGGGACAGAGGATGGCTCCTTCTTGCCCAGTGAGCAGCCCCTTCATGCAGTGGACCCGGGCAGTGCCAAGCAGCGGCCACCCAGGAGCACCTGCCAGAATTTTGAGTCTCCGGAGACCCCAG GCCATGGGAGGCAACACGTGCAACACTCTGACCCCCAGCTCCCCGGGTTTGTCTTCCACCTGCTGGTGCCCAGCATCATCCTGGTCTTGCTGGCCGTTGGTGGCCTCCTGTTCTACAGGTGGAAGCGACGG AGCCATCGAGAGCTTCAGACAGTggattctcccatggagcagccagAGGACAG CCCCCTGACCCAGGATGGGGAGAGACAGGTGGAACTACCAGTGTAG
- the CSF1 gene encoding macrophage colony-stimulating factor 1 isoform X2, whose product MTARGAAGRCPPTGLGAPGESKSWEEMTPSLSQTWLGPRLLLTCLLVSTSVTEAVPEYCSHLIRDGHLTILQQLIDSQMQTSCKIPFEFVDQNQLNDRVCYLKKAFLLVQDIMEDTLRFKDNTPNANATMQLQELSIRLKSCFTKDDEEQDKACVRTFTETPLQLLEKIKNVFNETKNLLTNNWKVFSKNCSDSFAKCSSHDVVTKPDCNCLYPKATPSSDLASVSLRQPLTPSAVPLAGLTGADSEGTEDGSFLPSEQPLHAVDPGSAKQRPPRSTCQNFESPETPGVEGIPTSGSPQLHPSVGAPTPGMEDVLDSVLGTDWALEEASGEASEGSIPQGSELSPSRLGGSSIQAETTGPSNLFSASSPVARSTAGQKPAHISGTPLPGVGPVQPMGQAWNHIPEKPDSLLALPRDHQEPSTPRTPSLRPQGLSSSSTLSVQPRLPRSHSGGSVLPLRELEGKRSTRDRRSPTELEGGPASEGAARPQARFNPVPLTDTGHGRQHVQHSDPQLPGFVFHLLVPSIILVLLAVGGLLFYRWKRRSHRELQTVDSPMEQPEDSPLTQDGERQVELPV is encoded by the exons ATGACCGCCCGAGGCGCCGCCGGGCGCTGCCCTCCCACG GGCCTGGGAGCTCCTGGGGAGAGTAAGAGCtgggaagaaatgacaccttCTCTGTCGCAGACATGGCTGGGCCCCCGGCTGCTGTTGACCTGTCTCCTGGTGAGCACGAGTGTTACCGAGGCGGTGCCAGAATACTGTAGCCATTTGATTAGGGATGGCCATCTGACGATCCTACAGCAGCTG ATTGACAGTCAGATGCAGACCTCGTGCAAAATTCCCTTTGAGTTTGTAGACCAGAACCAGTTG AATGATCGTGTGTGCTACCTTAAGAAGGCATTTCTCCTGGTGCAAGACATAATGGAGGACACCTTGCGTTTCAAAGACAACACCCCCAATGCCAATGCCACCATGCAGCTTCAGGAACTTTCTATTAGGCTAAAGAGCTGCTTCACCAAGGATGATGAAGAGCAGGACAAG GCCTGTGTCCGAACTTTCACTGAGACGCCACTTCAGTTGCTGGAGAAGATCAAGAATGTCTTTAACGAAACAAAGAATCTCCTTACAAACAACTGGAAAGTTTTCAGCAAGAACTGCAGTGACAGCTTTGCTAAATGCTCCAGCCACG ATGTGGTGACCAAGCCTGATTGCAACTGCCTGTACCCCAAAGCCACCCCTAGCAGTGACCTGGCCTCTGTCTCCCTTCGCCAGCCCCTCACCCCCTCAGCGGTCCCTCTGGCTGGCTTGACTGGGGCTGACTCTGAGGGGACAGAGGATGGCTCCTTCTTGCCCAGTGAGCAGCCCCTTCATGCAGTGGACCCGGGCAGTGCCAAGCAGCGGCCACCCAGGAGCACCTGCCAGAATTTTGAGTCTCCGGAGACCCCAGGTGTCGAAGGCATCCCCACCTCTGGTTCACCTCAGCTCCACCCATCTGTCGGGGCCCCCACCCCTGGGATGGAGGATGTTCTTGACTCCGTGTTGGGCACTGACTGGGCCCTAGAAGAAGCCTCTGGAGAGGCTAGTGAGGGTTCTATACCCCAAGGGTCTGAGCTTTCGCCCTCCAGGCTGGGAGGGAGCAGCATCCAGGCAGAGACCACTGGGCCCAGCAATCTCTTCTCGGCATCTTCTCCAGTTGCCAGATCAACAGCAGGCCAGAAGCCAGCACACATATCTGGCACCCCCTTGCCCGGTGTGGGCCCTGTCCAGCCCATGGGCCAGGCCTGGAATCACATACCTGAGAAGCCAGACAGTCTATTGGCCCTGCCCAGAGACCATCAGGAGCCAAGTACTCCCAGGACTCCGTCGCTGCGCCCACAAGGCCTCAGTAGCTCCTCCACCCTCTCTGTTCAGCCAAGGCTTCCCAGAAGCCACTCAGGGGGCAGTGTGCTGCCCCTTAGGGAGCTAGAGGGCAAGAGGAGCACCCGGGACCGGAGGAGCCCCACAGAGCTGGAAGGAGGACCAGCAAGTGAGGGGGCGGCCAGGCCCCAGGCCCGTTTTAACCCCGTTCCTTTGACTGACACAGGCCATGGGAGGCAACACGTGCAACACTCTGACCCCCAGCTCCCCGGGTTTGTCTTCCACCTGCTGGTGCCCAGCATCATCCTGGTCTTGCTGGCCGTTGGTGGCCTCCTGTTCTACAGGTGGAAGCGACGG AGCCATCGAGAGCTTCAGACAGTggattctcccatggagcagccagAGGACAG CCCCCTGACCCAGGATGGGGAGAGACAGGTGGAACTACCAGTGTAG
- the CSF1 gene encoding macrophage colony-stimulating factor 1 isoform X1, with amino-acid sequence MTARGAAGRCPPTQGLGAPGESKSWEEMTPSLSQTWLGPRLLLTCLLVSTSVTEAVPEYCSHLIRDGHLTILQQLIDSQMQTSCKIPFEFVDQNQLNDRVCYLKKAFLLVQDIMEDTLRFKDNTPNANATMQLQELSIRLKSCFTKDDEEQDKACVRTFTETPLQLLEKIKNVFNETKNLLTNNWKVFSKNCSDSFAKCSSHDVVTKPDCNCLYPKATPSSDLASVSLRQPLTPSAVPLAGLTGADSEGTEDGSFLPSEQPLHAVDPGSAKQRPPRSTCQNFESPETPGVEGIPTSGSPQLHPSVGAPTPGMEDVLDSVLGTDWALEEASGEASEGSIPQGSELSPSRLGGSSIQAETTGPSNLFSASSPVARSTAGQKPAHISGTPLPGVGPVQPMGQAWNHIPEKPDSLLALPRDHQEPSTPRTPSLRPQGLSSSSTLSVQPRLPRSHSGGSVLPLRELEGKRSTRDRRSPTELEGGPASEGAARPQARFNPVPLTDTGHGRQHVQHSDPQLPGFVFHLLVPSIILVLLAVGGLLFYRWKRRSHRELQTVDSPMEQPEDSPLTQDGERQVELPV; translated from the exons ATGACCGCCCGAGGCGCCGCCGGGCGCTGCCCTCCCACG CAGGGCCTGGGAGCTCCTGGGGAGAGTAAGAGCtgggaagaaatgacaccttCTCTGTCGCAGACATGGCTGGGCCCCCGGCTGCTGTTGACCTGTCTCCTGGTGAGCACGAGTGTTACCGAGGCGGTGCCAGAATACTGTAGCCATTTGATTAGGGATGGCCATCTGACGATCCTACAGCAGCTG ATTGACAGTCAGATGCAGACCTCGTGCAAAATTCCCTTTGAGTTTGTAGACCAGAACCAGTTG AATGATCGTGTGTGCTACCTTAAGAAGGCATTTCTCCTGGTGCAAGACATAATGGAGGACACCTTGCGTTTCAAAGACAACACCCCCAATGCCAATGCCACCATGCAGCTTCAGGAACTTTCTATTAGGCTAAAGAGCTGCTTCACCAAGGATGATGAAGAGCAGGACAAG GCCTGTGTCCGAACTTTCACTGAGACGCCACTTCAGTTGCTGGAGAAGATCAAGAATGTCTTTAACGAAACAAAGAATCTCCTTACAAACAACTGGAAAGTTTTCAGCAAGAACTGCAGTGACAGCTTTGCTAAATGCTCCAGCCACG ATGTGGTGACCAAGCCTGATTGCAACTGCCTGTACCCCAAAGCCACCCCTAGCAGTGACCTGGCCTCTGTCTCCCTTCGCCAGCCCCTCACCCCCTCAGCGGTCCCTCTGGCTGGCTTGACTGGGGCTGACTCTGAGGGGACAGAGGATGGCTCCTTCTTGCCCAGTGAGCAGCCCCTTCATGCAGTGGACCCGGGCAGTGCCAAGCAGCGGCCACCCAGGAGCACCTGCCAGAATTTTGAGTCTCCGGAGACCCCAGGTGTCGAAGGCATCCCCACCTCTGGTTCACCTCAGCTCCACCCATCTGTCGGGGCCCCCACCCCTGGGATGGAGGATGTTCTTGACTCCGTGTTGGGCACTGACTGGGCCCTAGAAGAAGCCTCTGGAGAGGCTAGTGAGGGTTCTATACCCCAAGGGTCTGAGCTTTCGCCCTCCAGGCTGGGAGGGAGCAGCATCCAGGCAGAGACCACTGGGCCCAGCAATCTCTTCTCGGCATCTTCTCCAGTTGCCAGATCAACAGCAGGCCAGAAGCCAGCACACATATCTGGCACCCCCTTGCCCGGTGTGGGCCCTGTCCAGCCCATGGGCCAGGCCTGGAATCACATACCTGAGAAGCCAGACAGTCTATTGGCCCTGCCCAGAGACCATCAGGAGCCAAGTACTCCCAGGACTCCGTCGCTGCGCCCACAAGGCCTCAGTAGCTCCTCCACCCTCTCTGTTCAGCCAAGGCTTCCCAGAAGCCACTCAGGGGGCAGTGTGCTGCCCCTTAGGGAGCTAGAGGGCAAGAGGAGCACCCGGGACCGGAGGAGCCCCACAGAGCTGGAAGGAGGACCAGCAAGTGAGGGGGCGGCCAGGCCCCAGGCCCGTTTTAACCCCGTTCCTTTGACTGACACAGGCCATGGGAGGCAACACGTGCAACACTCTGACCCCCAGCTCCCCGGGTTTGTCTTCCACCTGCTGGTGCCCAGCATCATCCTGGTCTTGCTGGCCGTTGGTGGCCTCCTGTTCTACAGGTGGAAGCGACGG AGCCATCGAGAGCTTCAGACAGTggattctcccatggagcagccagAGGACAG CCCCCTGACCCAGGATGGGGAGAGACAGGTGGAACTACCAGTGTAG
- the CSF1 gene encoding macrophage colony-stimulating factor 1 isoform X3 yields the protein MTARGAAGRCPPTTWLGPRLLLTCLLVSTSVTEAVPEYCSHLIRDGHLTILQQLIDSQMQTSCKIPFEFVDQNQLNDRVCYLKKAFLLVQDIMEDTLRFKDNTPNANATMQLQELSIRLKSCFTKDDEEQDKACVRTFTETPLQLLEKIKNVFNETKNLLTNNWKVFSKNCSDSFAKCSSHDVVTKPDCNCLYPKATPSSDLASVSLRQPLTPSAVPLAGLTGADSEGTEDGSFLPSEQPLHAVDPGSAKQRPPRSTCQNFESPETPGVEGIPTSGSPQLHPSVGAPTPGMEDVLDSVLGTDWALEEASGEASEGSIPQGSELSPSRLGGSSIQAETTGPSNLFSASSPVARSTAGQKPAHISGTPLPGVGPVQPMGQAWNHIPEKPDSLLALPRDHQEPSTPRTPSLRPQGLSSSSTLSVQPRLPRSHSGGSVLPLRELEGKRSTRDRRSPTELEGGPASEGAARPQARFNPVPLTDTGHGRQHVQHSDPQLPGFVFHLLVPSIILVLLAVGGLLFYRWKRRSHRELQTVDSPMEQPEDSPLTQDGERQVELPV from the exons ATGACCGCCCGAGGCGCCGCCGGGCGCTGCCCTCCCACG ACATGGCTGGGCCCCCGGCTGCTGTTGACCTGTCTCCTGGTGAGCACGAGTGTTACCGAGGCGGTGCCAGAATACTGTAGCCATTTGATTAGGGATGGCCATCTGACGATCCTACAGCAGCTG ATTGACAGTCAGATGCAGACCTCGTGCAAAATTCCCTTTGAGTTTGTAGACCAGAACCAGTTG AATGATCGTGTGTGCTACCTTAAGAAGGCATTTCTCCTGGTGCAAGACATAATGGAGGACACCTTGCGTTTCAAAGACAACACCCCCAATGCCAATGCCACCATGCAGCTTCAGGAACTTTCTATTAGGCTAAAGAGCTGCTTCACCAAGGATGATGAAGAGCAGGACAAG GCCTGTGTCCGAACTTTCACTGAGACGCCACTTCAGTTGCTGGAGAAGATCAAGAATGTCTTTAACGAAACAAAGAATCTCCTTACAAACAACTGGAAAGTTTTCAGCAAGAACTGCAGTGACAGCTTTGCTAAATGCTCCAGCCACG ATGTGGTGACCAAGCCTGATTGCAACTGCCTGTACCCCAAAGCCACCCCTAGCAGTGACCTGGCCTCTGTCTCCCTTCGCCAGCCCCTCACCCCCTCAGCGGTCCCTCTGGCTGGCTTGACTGGGGCTGACTCTGAGGGGACAGAGGATGGCTCCTTCTTGCCCAGTGAGCAGCCCCTTCATGCAGTGGACCCGGGCAGTGCCAAGCAGCGGCCACCCAGGAGCACCTGCCAGAATTTTGAGTCTCCGGAGACCCCAGGTGTCGAAGGCATCCCCACCTCTGGTTCACCTCAGCTCCACCCATCTGTCGGGGCCCCCACCCCTGGGATGGAGGATGTTCTTGACTCCGTGTTGGGCACTGACTGGGCCCTAGAAGAAGCCTCTGGAGAGGCTAGTGAGGGTTCTATACCCCAAGGGTCTGAGCTTTCGCCCTCCAGGCTGGGAGGGAGCAGCATCCAGGCAGAGACCACTGGGCCCAGCAATCTCTTCTCGGCATCTTCTCCAGTTGCCAGATCAACAGCAGGCCAGAAGCCAGCACACATATCTGGCACCCCCTTGCCCGGTGTGGGCCCTGTCCAGCCCATGGGCCAGGCCTGGAATCACATACCTGAGAAGCCAGACAGTCTATTGGCCCTGCCCAGAGACCATCAGGAGCCAAGTACTCCCAGGACTCCGTCGCTGCGCCCACAAGGCCTCAGTAGCTCCTCCACCCTCTCTGTTCAGCCAAGGCTTCCCAGAAGCCACTCAGGGGGCAGTGTGCTGCCCCTTAGGGAGCTAGAGGGCAAGAGGAGCACCCGGGACCGGAGGAGCCCCACAGAGCTGGAAGGAGGACCAGCAAGTGAGGGGGCGGCCAGGCCCCAGGCCCGTTTTAACCCCGTTCCTTTGACTGACACAGGCCATGGGAGGCAACACGTGCAACACTCTGACCCCCAGCTCCCCGGGTTTGTCTTCCACCTGCTGGTGCCCAGCATCATCCTGGTCTTGCTGGCCGTTGGTGGCCTCCTGTTCTACAGGTGGAAGCGACGG AGCCATCGAGAGCTTCAGACAGTggattctcccatggagcagccagAGGACAG CCCCCTGACCCAGGATGGGGAGAGACAGGTGGAACTACCAGTGTAG
- the CSF1 gene encoding macrophage colony-stimulating factor 1 isoform X4, producing the protein MTARGAAGRCPPTQGLGAPGESKSWEEMTPSLSQTWLGPRLLLTCLLVSTSVTEAVPEYCSHLIRDGHLTILQQLNDRVCYLKKAFLLVQDIMEDTLRFKDNTPNANATMQLQELSIRLKSCFTKDDEEQDKACVRTFTETPLQLLEKIKNVFNETKNLLTNNWKVFSKNCSDSFAKCSSHDVVTKPDCNCLYPKATPSSDLASVSLRQPLTPSAVPLAGLTGADSEGTEDGSFLPSEQPLHAVDPGSAKQRPPRSTCQNFESPETPGVEGIPTSGSPQLHPSVGAPTPGMEDVLDSVLGTDWALEEASGEASEGSIPQGSELSPSRLGGSSIQAETTGPSNLFSASSPVARSTAGQKPAHISGTPLPGVGPVQPMGQAWNHIPEKPDSLLALPRDHQEPSTPRTPSLRPQGLSSSSTLSVQPRLPRSHSGGSVLPLRELEGKRSTRDRRSPTELEGGPASEGAARPQARFNPVPLTDTGHGRQHVQHSDPQLPGFVFHLLVPSIILVLLAVGGLLFYRWKRRSHRELQTVDSPMEQPEDSPLTQDGERQVELPV; encoded by the exons ATGACCGCCCGAGGCGCCGCCGGGCGCTGCCCTCCCACG CAGGGCCTGGGAGCTCCTGGGGAGAGTAAGAGCtgggaagaaatgacaccttCTCTGTCGCAGACATGGCTGGGCCCCCGGCTGCTGTTGACCTGTCTCCTGGTGAGCACGAGTGTTACCGAGGCGGTGCCAGAATACTGTAGCCATTTGATTAGGGATGGCCATCTGACGATCCTACAGCAGCTG AATGATCGTGTGTGCTACCTTAAGAAGGCATTTCTCCTGGTGCAAGACATAATGGAGGACACCTTGCGTTTCAAAGACAACACCCCCAATGCCAATGCCACCATGCAGCTTCAGGAACTTTCTATTAGGCTAAAGAGCTGCTTCACCAAGGATGATGAAGAGCAGGACAAG GCCTGTGTCCGAACTTTCACTGAGACGCCACTTCAGTTGCTGGAGAAGATCAAGAATGTCTTTAACGAAACAAAGAATCTCCTTACAAACAACTGGAAAGTTTTCAGCAAGAACTGCAGTGACAGCTTTGCTAAATGCTCCAGCCACG ATGTGGTGACCAAGCCTGATTGCAACTGCCTGTACCCCAAAGCCACCCCTAGCAGTGACCTGGCCTCTGTCTCCCTTCGCCAGCCCCTCACCCCCTCAGCGGTCCCTCTGGCTGGCTTGACTGGGGCTGACTCTGAGGGGACAGAGGATGGCTCCTTCTTGCCCAGTGAGCAGCCCCTTCATGCAGTGGACCCGGGCAGTGCCAAGCAGCGGCCACCCAGGAGCACCTGCCAGAATTTTGAGTCTCCGGAGACCCCAGGTGTCGAAGGCATCCCCACCTCTGGTTCACCTCAGCTCCACCCATCTGTCGGGGCCCCCACCCCTGGGATGGAGGATGTTCTTGACTCCGTGTTGGGCACTGACTGGGCCCTAGAAGAAGCCTCTGGAGAGGCTAGTGAGGGTTCTATACCCCAAGGGTCTGAGCTTTCGCCCTCCAGGCTGGGAGGGAGCAGCATCCAGGCAGAGACCACTGGGCCCAGCAATCTCTTCTCGGCATCTTCTCCAGTTGCCAGATCAACAGCAGGCCAGAAGCCAGCACACATATCTGGCACCCCCTTGCCCGGTGTGGGCCCTGTCCAGCCCATGGGCCAGGCCTGGAATCACATACCTGAGAAGCCAGACAGTCTATTGGCCCTGCCCAGAGACCATCAGGAGCCAAGTACTCCCAGGACTCCGTCGCTGCGCCCACAAGGCCTCAGTAGCTCCTCCACCCTCTCTGTTCAGCCAAGGCTTCCCAGAAGCCACTCAGGGGGCAGTGTGCTGCCCCTTAGGGAGCTAGAGGGCAAGAGGAGCACCCGGGACCGGAGGAGCCCCACAGAGCTGGAAGGAGGACCAGCAAGTGAGGGGGCGGCCAGGCCCCAGGCCCGTTTTAACCCCGTTCCTTTGACTGACACAGGCCATGGGAGGCAACACGTGCAACACTCTGACCCCCAGCTCCCCGGGTTTGTCTTCCACCTGCTGGTGCCCAGCATCATCCTGGTCTTGCTGGCCGTTGGTGGCCTCCTGTTCTACAGGTGGAAGCGACGG AGCCATCGAGAGCTTCAGACAGTggattctcccatggagcagccagAGGACAG CCCCCTGACCCAGGATGGGGAGAGACAGGTGGAACTACCAGTGTAG
- the CSF1 gene encoding macrophage colony-stimulating factor 1 isoform X6, which translates to MTARGAAGRCPPTQGLGAPGESKSWEEMTPSLSQTWLGPRLLLTCLLVSTSVTEAVPEYCSHLIRDGHLTILQQLIDSQMQTSCKIPFEFVDQNQLNDRVCYLKKAFLLVQDIMEDTLRFKDNTPNANATMQLQELSIRLKSCFTKDDEEQDKACVRTFTETPLQLLEKIKNVFNETKNLLTNNWKVFSKNCSDSFAKCSSHGHGRQHVQHSDPQLPGFVFHLLVPSIILVLLAVGGLLFYRWKRRSHRELQTVDSPMEQPEDSPLTQDGERQVELPV; encoded by the exons ATGACCGCCCGAGGCGCCGCCGGGCGCTGCCCTCCCACG CAGGGCCTGGGAGCTCCTGGGGAGAGTAAGAGCtgggaagaaatgacaccttCTCTGTCGCAGACATGGCTGGGCCCCCGGCTGCTGTTGACCTGTCTCCTGGTGAGCACGAGTGTTACCGAGGCGGTGCCAGAATACTGTAGCCATTTGATTAGGGATGGCCATCTGACGATCCTACAGCAGCTG ATTGACAGTCAGATGCAGACCTCGTGCAAAATTCCCTTTGAGTTTGTAGACCAGAACCAGTTG AATGATCGTGTGTGCTACCTTAAGAAGGCATTTCTCCTGGTGCAAGACATAATGGAGGACACCTTGCGTTTCAAAGACAACACCCCCAATGCCAATGCCACCATGCAGCTTCAGGAACTTTCTATTAGGCTAAAGAGCTGCTTCACCAAGGATGATGAAGAGCAGGACAAG GCCTGTGTCCGAACTTTCACTGAGACGCCACTTCAGTTGCTGGAGAAGATCAAGAATGTCTTTAACGAAACAAAGAATCTCCTTACAAACAACTGGAAAGTTTTCAGCAAGAACTGCAGTGACAGCTTTGCTAAATGCTCCAGCCACG GCCATGGGAGGCAACACGTGCAACACTCTGACCCCCAGCTCCCCGGGTTTGTCTTCCACCTGCTGGTGCCCAGCATCATCCTGGTCTTGCTGGCCGTTGGTGGCCTCCTGTTCTACAGGTGGAAGCGACGG AGCCATCGAGAGCTTCAGACAGTggattctcccatggagcagccagAGGACAG CCCCCTGACCCAGGATGGGGAGAGACAGGTGGAACTACCAGTGTAG
- the CSF1 gene encoding macrophage colony-stimulating factor 1 isoform X7: MTARGAAGRCPPTTWLGPRLLLTCLLVSTSVTEAVPEYCSHLIRDGHLTILQQLIDSQMQTSCKIPFEFVDQNQLNDRVCYLKKAFLLVQDIMEDTLRFKDNTPNANATMQLQELSIRLKSCFTKDDEEQDKACVRTFTETPLQLLEKIKNVFNETKNLLTNNWKVFSKNCSDSFAKCSSHGHGRQHVQHSDPQLPGFVFHLLVPSIILVLLAVGGLLFYRWKRRSHRELQTVDSPMEQPEDSPLTQDGERQVELPV, from the exons ATGACCGCCCGAGGCGCCGCCGGGCGCTGCCCTCCCACG ACATGGCTGGGCCCCCGGCTGCTGTTGACCTGTCTCCTGGTGAGCACGAGTGTTACCGAGGCGGTGCCAGAATACTGTAGCCATTTGATTAGGGATGGCCATCTGACGATCCTACAGCAGCTG ATTGACAGTCAGATGCAGACCTCGTGCAAAATTCCCTTTGAGTTTGTAGACCAGAACCAGTTG AATGATCGTGTGTGCTACCTTAAGAAGGCATTTCTCCTGGTGCAAGACATAATGGAGGACACCTTGCGTTTCAAAGACAACACCCCCAATGCCAATGCCACCATGCAGCTTCAGGAACTTTCTATTAGGCTAAAGAGCTGCTTCACCAAGGATGATGAAGAGCAGGACAAG GCCTGTGTCCGAACTTTCACTGAGACGCCACTTCAGTTGCTGGAGAAGATCAAGAATGTCTTTAACGAAACAAAGAATCTCCTTACAAACAACTGGAAAGTTTTCAGCAAGAACTGCAGTGACAGCTTTGCTAAATGCTCCAGCCACG GCCATGGGAGGCAACACGTGCAACACTCTGACCCCCAGCTCCCCGGGTTTGTCTTCCACCTGCTGGTGCCCAGCATCATCCTGGTCTTGCTGGCCGTTGGTGGCCTCCTGTTCTACAGGTGGAAGCGACGG AGCCATCGAGAGCTTCAGACAGTggattctcccatggagcagccagAGGACAG CCCCCTGACCCAGGATGGGGAGAGACAGGTGGAACTACCAGTGTAG